A genomic region of Sciurus carolinensis chromosome 7, mSciCar1.2, whole genome shotgun sequence contains the following coding sequences:
- the E2f3 gene encoding transcription factor E2F3 isoform X4, translated as MPLQQQAKRRLELGESGHQYLSDGLKTPKGKGRAALRSPDSPKTPKSPSEKTRYDTSLGLLTKKFIQLLSQSPDGVLDLNKAAEVLKVQKRRIYDITNVLEGIHLIKKKSKNNVQWMGCSLSEDGGMLAQCQGLSKEVTELSQEEKKLDELIQSCSLDLKLLTEDSENQRLAYVTYQDIRKISGLKDQTVIVVKAPPETRLEVPDSIESLQIHLASTQGPIEVYLCPEETETHSPMKANNQDHNGNIPKPTSKDLASNNSGHSDCSVSMANLSPLASPANLLQQTEDQIPSHLEGPFVNLLPPLSQEDYLLSLGEEEGISDLFDAYDLEKLPLVEDFMCS; from the exons GCAAAGCGAAGGCTGGAGCTGGGCGAGAGCGGCCATCAGTACCTCTCAGATGGTTTAAAGACCCCCAAGGGCAAAGGAAGAGCTGCGCTTCGAAGTCCAGACAGTCCAAAAA ctCCAAAATCTCCCTCAGAAAAAACGCGGTATGATACGTCCCTGGGTCTGCTCACCAAGAAGTTCATTCAGCTGCTGAGCCAGTCACCGGACGGGGTCCTGGACCTGAACAAGGCAGCGGAGGTGCTGAAGGTGCAGAAGAGGAGGATCTACGACATCACCAACGTGCTGGAGGGCATCCACCTCATCAAGAAGAAGTCCAAGAACAACGTGCAGTGGAT GGGCTGCAGTCTGTCTGAGGATGGGGGCATGCTGGCCCAGTGTCAAGGCCTGTCCAAAGAAGTGACCGAGCTCAgtcaggaagagaagaaattagATGAACTGATCCAAAGCTGCAGCCTGGACCTCAAACTGTTAACCGAGGATTCAGAGAATCAAAG GTTAGCTTATGTTACATATCAAGATATTCGAAAAATTAGTGGCCTTAAAGACCAAACTGTTATAGTTGTGAAAGCCCCTCCAGAAACAAGACTTGAAGTGCCTGACTCAATAGAG AGCCTACAAATACATTTGGCAAGTACCCAAGGACCCATTGAGGTTTACTTGTGTCCAGAAGAGACTGAAACACACAGTCCAATGAAAGCAAACAACCAAGACCACAATGGGAATATCCCTAAACCCACTTCCAAAG ACTTGGCTTCAAACAACTCAGGACATAGCGATTGCTCGGTTTCTATGGCAAACCTCTCTCCTTTGGCCTCCCCAGCCAACCTCTTACAGCAGACTGAGGACCAAATCCCTTCCCACCTGGAAGGCCCGTTTGTGAACTTGCTGCCCCCGCTGTCCCAGGAGGACTACCTGCTGAGCCTGGGTGAGGAAGAAGGCATCAGCGATCTCTTCGACGCCTACGATTTGGAGAAGCTCCCGTTGGTGGAAGACTTCATGTGTAGTTGA
- the E2f3 gene encoding transcription factor E2F3 isoform X6, whose amino-acid sequence MPLQQQAKRRLELGESGHQYLSDGLKTPKGKGRAALRSPDSPKKKTRYDTSLGLLTKKFIQLLSQSPDGVLDLNKAAEVLKVQKRRIYDITNVLEGIHLIKKKSKNNVQWMGCSLSEDGGMLAQCQGLSKEVTELSQEEKKLDELIQSCSLDLKLLTEDSENQRLAYVTYQDIRKISGLKDQTVIVVKAPPETRLEVPDSIESLQIHLASTQGPIEVYLCPEETETHSPMKANNQDHNGNIPKPTSKDLASNNSGHSDCSVSMANLSPLASPANLLQQTEDQIPSHLEGPFVNLLPPLSQEDYLLSLGEEEGISDLFDAYDLEKLPLVEDFMCS is encoded by the exons GCAAAGCGAAGGCTGGAGCTGGGCGAGAGCGGCCATCAGTACCTCTCAGATGGTTTAAAGACCCCCAAGGGCAAAGGAAGAGCTGCGCTTCGAAGTCCAGACAGTCCAAAAA AAAAAACGCGGTATGATACGTCCCTGGGTCTGCTCACCAAGAAGTTCATTCAGCTGCTGAGCCAGTCACCGGACGGGGTCCTGGACCTGAACAAGGCAGCGGAGGTGCTGAAGGTGCAGAAGAGGAGGATCTACGACATCACCAACGTGCTGGAGGGCATCCACCTCATCAAGAAGAAGTCCAAGAACAACGTGCAGTGGAT GGGCTGCAGTCTGTCTGAGGATGGGGGCATGCTGGCCCAGTGTCAAGGCCTGTCCAAAGAAGTGACCGAGCTCAgtcaggaagagaagaaattagATGAACTGATCCAAAGCTGCAGCCTGGACCTCAAACTGTTAACCGAGGATTCAGAGAATCAAAG GTTAGCTTATGTTACATATCAAGATATTCGAAAAATTAGTGGCCTTAAAGACCAAACTGTTATAGTTGTGAAAGCCCCTCCAGAAACAAGACTTGAAGTGCCTGACTCAATAGAG AGCCTACAAATACATTTGGCAAGTACCCAAGGACCCATTGAGGTTTACTTGTGTCCAGAAGAGACTGAAACACACAGTCCAATGAAAGCAAACAACCAAGACCACAATGGGAATATCCCTAAACCCACTTCCAAAG ACTTGGCTTCAAACAACTCAGGACATAGCGATTGCTCGGTTTCTATGGCAAACCTCTCTCCTTTGGCCTCCCCAGCCAACCTCTTACAGCAGACTGAGGACCAAATCCCTTCCCACCTGGAAGGCCCGTTTGTGAACTTGCTGCCCCCGCTGTCCCAGGAGGACTACCTGCTGAGCCTGGGTGAGGAAGAAGGCATCAGCGATCTCTTCGACGCCTACGATTTGGAGAAGCTCCCGTTGGTGGAAGACTTCATGTGTAGTTGA
- the E2f3 gene encoding transcription factor E2F3 isoform X5, which produces MAKRRLELGESGHQYLSDGLKTPKGKGRAALRSPDSPKTPKSPSEKTRYDTSLGLLTKKFIQLLSQSPDGVLDLNKAAEVLKVQKRRIYDITNVLEGIHLIKKKSKNNVQWMGCSLSEDGGMLAQCQGLSKEVTELSQEEKKLDELIQSCSLDLKLLTEDSENQRLAYVTYQDIRKISGLKDQTVIVVKAPPETRLEVPDSIESLQIHLASTQGPIEVYLCPEETETHSPMKANNQDHNGNIPKPTSKDLASNNSGHSDCSVSMANLSPLASPANLLQQTEDQIPSHLEGPFVNLLPPLSQEDYLLSLGEEEGISDLFDAYDLEKLPLVEDFMCS; this is translated from the exons GCAAAGCGAAGGCTGGAGCTGGGCGAGAGCGGCCATCAGTACCTCTCAGATGGTTTAAAGACCCCCAAGGGCAAAGGAAGAGCTGCGCTTCGAAGTCCAGACAGTCCAAAAA ctCCAAAATCTCCCTCAGAAAAAACGCGGTATGATACGTCCCTGGGTCTGCTCACCAAGAAGTTCATTCAGCTGCTGAGCCAGTCACCGGACGGGGTCCTGGACCTGAACAAGGCAGCGGAGGTGCTGAAGGTGCAGAAGAGGAGGATCTACGACATCACCAACGTGCTGGAGGGCATCCACCTCATCAAGAAGAAGTCCAAGAACAACGTGCAGTGGAT GGGCTGCAGTCTGTCTGAGGATGGGGGCATGCTGGCCCAGTGTCAAGGCCTGTCCAAAGAAGTGACCGAGCTCAgtcaggaagagaagaaattagATGAACTGATCCAAAGCTGCAGCCTGGACCTCAAACTGTTAACCGAGGATTCAGAGAATCAAAG GTTAGCTTATGTTACATATCAAGATATTCGAAAAATTAGTGGCCTTAAAGACCAAACTGTTATAGTTGTGAAAGCCCCTCCAGAAACAAGACTTGAAGTGCCTGACTCAATAGAG AGCCTACAAATACATTTGGCAAGTACCCAAGGACCCATTGAGGTTTACTTGTGTCCAGAAGAGACTGAAACACACAGTCCAATGAAAGCAAACAACCAAGACCACAATGGGAATATCCCTAAACCCACTTCCAAAG ACTTGGCTTCAAACAACTCAGGACATAGCGATTGCTCGGTTTCTATGGCAAACCTCTCTCCTTTGGCCTCCCCAGCCAACCTCTTACAGCAGACTGAGGACCAAATCCCTTCCCACCTGGAAGGCCCGTTTGTGAACTTGCTGCCCCCGCTGTCCCAGGAGGACTACCTGCTGAGCCTGGGTGAGGAAGAAGGCATCAGCGATCTCTTCGACGCCTACGATTTGGAGAAGCTCCCGTTGGTGGAAGACTTCATGTGTAGTTGA